One Penaeus monodon isolate SGIC_2016 chromosome 37, NSTDA_Pmon_1, whole genome shotgun sequence genomic region harbors:
- the LOC119596229 gene encoding homeotic protein ultrabithorax-like, with the protein MNSYFEQGGFYGGGSGGDQAYRFPLGLSVSPYGQPGPRQDGYDTTAASCKLYAPPQEHMTPNPFKVDCVKDQNGYGATKDMSGGWGPAVRPACTPDPVAARGYPPDPSTSPRDRAAHVGGWNTCGMTPVSQPHQQSQQPPQQTNNQMNQAPSNTTFYPWMAIAGTYQASDSTVVWAWWRAVAPVPPTASKVSDGAAAVPPPGAPAGQCGTRGLPAGRAARVAPGLHAKPVSPKIKIHQNSSR; encoded by the coding sequence ATGAACTCCTACTTCGAACAGGGCGGGTTTTACGGCGGCGGCTCCGGCGGGGACCAGGCTTACCGCTTCCCCTTGGGCCTCAGCGTGAGCCCGTATGGGCAGCCAGGACCTCGTCAGGATGGCTACGACACCACGGCCGCCTCCTGCAAGCTGTACGCGCCCCCTCAGGAGCACATGACGCCTAACCCCTTCAAGGTGGACTGCGTCAAGGATCAGAATGGGTATGGAGCCACCAAGGACATGTCCGGGGGCTGGGGGCCCGCGGTGCGCCCCGCCTGCACCCCAGACCCGGTGGCAGCTCGCGGCTACCCTCCGGACCCCAGCACGTCCCCCCGGGACCGGGCAGCACACGTGGGCGGGTGGAACACGTGCGGGATGACGCCCGTGTCCCAGCCCCACCAGCAATCCCAGCAGCCGCCGCAGCAGACCAACAACCAGATGAACCAGGCGCCCTCCAACACCACCTTCTACCCCTGGATGGCCATTGCAGGTACGTACCAAGCTTCCGACAGTACTGTGGTGTGGGCGTGGTGGAGGGCCGTGGCACCTGTGCCGCCCACCGCAAGCAAGGTGTCTGACGGTGCAGCCGCCGTGCCACCGCCCGGCGCCCCGGCGGGCCAGTGCGGCACTCGTGGCCTCCCTGCTGGCCGCGCCGCCCGGGTCGCGCCAGGCCTCCACGCAAAGCCTGTTTCCCCAAAGATTAAAATCCATCAAAATTCTTCtcggtaa